The following are encoded together in the bacterium genome:
- a CDS encoding TonB-dependent receptor, which produces MLLCLLSTAVAAQEDPLQLEPVVVTATRLAQPLGDVPASVSVLEGLDVQGGQRGNALQESLDRVPGVLVQNSDNFAQDVRIQIRGFGTRAAFGIREVRVLLDGFPETMPDGQTQIDDLDLGSIARIEVLRGPAGALYGNASGGVIQLFSEDAPPVPTATLDISGGSYGFGKYQLAGGARAGRASTYAFGSFLQLGGYRQHSNTESGTWLAKLRYDFTDDTDLTLLANGVDTPVANDPGGLTAEQMAADPRQARDLNVRLDAGENVRQARVGFSVNHRAAASELNAYGYVITRDFYSALPILPMNGQGIVTFNRLAPGGGARWTLFGPLFGFDQTFTTGIDLQYQDDDRSRYPNQGGDAGPLAIRQREQVGSVGPYAREAVMLRPDLELSVGLRYDAVFFDVNVDTPPGSPDSGSRTFDQLSPTGGLRWTWLDGRPAVLRDLSLFATIGTAFQTPTTTELVNVSGVGLNPDVQPQTSVTYEIGGRAHWPGSLITEASTYYIEVADELVQFEAPNGRAAYRSAGRSRRYGLELDWQARLLAPLRWSGAVTLIKSEYTDYQVGTQNFAGNDEPGIPQWWIFQELRYDHPLGFFAAAQAYLVDGYFVNDANTASTSAYELLNLRFGYQVRFNEHWEVAPYVGFNNLANQSYAGTVRLNALGGRYFEPAPTFNSYAGIAVVARL; this is translated from the coding sequence GTGCTTCTCTGTCTGCTCTCCACGGCCGTCGCGGCGCAGGAGGATCCACTGCAGCTCGAGCCGGTGGTGGTGACGGCGACGCGGCTGGCGCAGCCGCTCGGCGACGTGCCGGCGTCGGTCAGCGTGCTCGAGGGGCTCGACGTCCAGGGCGGGCAGCGCGGCAACGCGCTGCAGGAGTCGCTCGACCGCGTCCCCGGCGTGCTGGTGCAGAACAGCGACAACTTCGCCCAGGACGTGCGCATCCAGATCCGCGGCTTCGGCACCCGCGCCGCGTTCGGCATTCGCGAGGTGCGGGTGCTGCTCGACGGCTTCCCCGAGACGATGCCCGACGGGCAGACGCAGATCGACGACCTCGACCTCGGCAGCATCGCGCGCATCGAGGTCCTGCGCGGCCCCGCCGGCGCGCTCTACGGCAACGCCTCCGGCGGCGTCATCCAGCTCTTCAGCGAGGACGCGCCGCCGGTGCCGACCGCGACCCTCGACATCAGCGGCGGTTCGTACGGCTTCGGCAAGTACCAGCTCGCCGGCGGCGCCCGCGCCGGCAGGGCCTCGACCTACGCCTTCGGCTCGTTCCTCCAGCTCGGCGGCTATCGCCAGCACAGCAACACCGAGTCGGGGACGTGGTTGGCGAAGCTGCGCTACGATTTCACCGACGACACCGATCTGACGCTCCTCGCCAACGGCGTCGACACGCCGGTGGCCAACGATCCCGGCGGGCTCACCGCCGAGCAGATGGCGGCGGATCCGCGCCAGGCGCGCGATCTCAACGTCCGGCTCGACGCCGGCGAGAACGTGCGGCAGGCGCGCGTCGGCTTCAGCGTCAACCACCGCGCCGCGGCGAGCGAGCTCAACGCCTACGGCTACGTGATCACCCGCGATTTCTACAGCGCGCTACCGATCCTGCCGATGAACGGCCAGGGCATCGTCACCTTCAACCGCCTCGCCCCCGGCGGCGGCGCGCGCTGGACGCTGTTCGGGCCGCTGTTCGGCTTCGATCAGACGTTCACCACCGGCATCGATCTGCAGTACCAGGACGACGACCGCAGCCGCTATCCGAACCAGGGCGGCGACGCCGGGCCGCTGGCGATCCGCCAGCGCGAGCAGGTCGGCAGCGTCGGTCCGTACGCGCGCGAGGCGGTGATGCTGCGCCCCGATCTCGAGCTCAGCGTCGGCCTGCGCTACGACGCCGTCTTCTTCGACGTCAACGTCGACACCCCGCCCGGCAGCCCCGACTCCGGCTCGCGTACCTTCGATCAGCTCAGTCCGACCGGCGGGCTGCGCTGGACGTGGCTCGACGGCCGCCCGGCGGTGCTGCGCGACCTGTCGCTCTTCGCCACCATCGGCACCGCCTTCCAGACGCCGACCACCACCGAGCTGGTCAACGTCAGCGGCGTCGGGCTCAATCCGGACGTGCAGCCGCAGACCTCGGTCACCTACGAGATCGGCGGCCGCGCCCACTGGCCCGGCAGCCTGATCACCGAAGCCTCGACGTACTACATCGAGGTCGCGGACGAGCTGGTGCAGTTCGAGGCGCCGAACGGCCGCGCCGCCTACCGCAGCGCCGGCCGCTCGCGCCGCTACGGCCTCGAGCTCGACTGGCAGGCGCGCCTGCTGGCGCCGCTGCGCTGGAGCGGCGCGGTGACGCTGATCAAGAGCGAGTACACCGATTACCAGGTCGGCACGCAGAACTTCGCCGGCAACGACGAGCCCGGCATCCCGCAGTGGTGGATCTTCCAGGAGCTGCGCTACGACCACCCGCTCGGCTTCTTCGCCGCCGCCCAGGCCTATCTGGTCGACGGCTACTTCGTGAACGACGCCAACACCGCCAGCACGTCGGCCTACGAGCTGCTCAACCTGCGCTTCGGCTACCAGGTGCGCTTCAACGAGCACTGGGAGGTCGCGCCCTACGTCGGTTTCAACAACCTCGCCAACCAGAGCTACGCCGGCACCGTCCGCCTCAACGCCCTCGGCGGCCGCTATTTCGAGCCGGCGCCGACCTTCAACAGCTATGCCGGGATCGCGGTGGTCGCCCGGTTGTGA
- a CDS encoding fatty acid desaturase, translating into MTAMLDDAPARAVARAALAAKARRSDALSLAIYGGHVAAVVAPIYLAAWTGIGWHLLACWVWFGVLAHGLLLLLHECIHKLAFRNPVWNEALAYAVSPLFLTDFAAFRSRHWAHHRALGTAQDPKYTYRVDIRGTAVLGLVARSLLLREGAAKMKLQTTSAIDGGLRPRSALWIAAVQAGFLGTIVLCAYWGHAGAPAATMMAAAAAYLLVYGYGLASLTPLVHTLRGIAEHQPRGAGEVVVGDAALRNFSPGLIERCIWGAYGFVDHATHHAFPAIPAYLLPSVTREAMPHDPSLRPVGTHTQVLARIIRGGRGS; encoded by the coding sequence ATGACGGCCATGCTCGACGACGCGCCGGCGCGCGCCGTCGCCCGCGCGGCGCTGGCGGCCAAGGCGCGCCGCTCCGACGCGCTGTCGCTGGCGATCTACGGCGGCCACGTCGCCGCCGTCGTCGCCCCGATCTACCTCGCCGCGTGGACAGGCATCGGCTGGCACCTGCTCGCGTGCTGGGTGTGGTTCGGCGTGCTGGCGCACGGGCTGCTGCTCCTCCTGCACGAGTGCATCCACAAGCTCGCCTTCCGCAATCCCGTCTGGAACGAAGCCCTCGCCTATGCGGTGTCGCCCCTGTTCCTGACCGACTTCGCCGCCTTCCGCAGCCGCCATTGGGCGCACCATCGGGCGCTCGGCACGGCGCAGGACCCGAAATACACCTATCGCGTGGACATTCGGGGCACCGCCGTCCTCGGCCTGGTGGCGCGCTCGCTCCTGCTGCGGGAGGGGGCGGCGAAGATGAAGCTGCAGACGACGTCGGCGATCGACGGCGGCCTGCGTCCGCGTTCCGCCCTCTGGATCGCCGCCGTCCAGGCGGGCTTCCTGGGCACGATCGTGCTCTGCGCGTACTGGGGGCACGCCGGCGCGCCGGCGGCGACGATGATGGCCGCCGCGGCGGCCTATCTCCTCGTCTATGGCTACGGCCTGGCCAGCCTGACGCCGCTCGTGCACACCCTGCGCGGCATCGCCGAGCACCAACCGCGCGGTGCCGGGGAGGTGGTGGTCGGCGACGCGGCGCTGCGGAACTTCTCCCCCGGGCTGATCGAGCGCTGTATCTGGGGCGCCTACGGTTTCGTCGACCACGCCACGCACCATGCGTTCCCGGCGATCCCGGCGTACCTGCTGCCGTCGGTGACGCGAGAGGCGATGCCGCACGACCCGTCGCTGCGGCCGGTCGGCACCCACACCCAGGTGCTGGCGCGGATCATCCGCGGCGGCCGCGGATCCTGA
- a CDS encoding sorbosone dehydrogenase family protein: MADRCSSAAICVHLWRVRVRPWLLIPFALAVAVGLPLACGYLKLPGGWTVNFPGFGREPIPDDELRARLRVPEGFSVNTYAAGIENARLLLFTPAGDLLVSAPRTGTVWLLQRDADGDGVADGRRVLLDGLYQPHGLALHDGWLYIAETTGVLRLRYDAAAGAVGGPPERIISGLPDGGNHWTRTVHVGPDGKLYVSIGSSCNVCIEDDPRRATIMRFDLDGGQGEIHATGLRNAVDFDWQPGTGALYATDNGRDLLGDDFPPCELNRIVAGGFYGWPIANGDRVPDPDHGAGNEARIAASIPPAHQFGPHVAPLGMTFYRRPPGPAPAAFPAEYDDVAFVAEHGSWNRSRKIGYQVVALRFAADGGIAETPFLSGFLADDAVSGRPVDPAVGPDGALYVSDDYTGVVYRIAYGEPARASGVAAPAASPGDPFAGLDAAALAAMQARGAALWDAHPCADCHVATQATPGAYKALEHLTARYSVDALAAFLRTPQPPMPVFPLDEPQRRDLAVYLLRAHP, encoded by the coding sequence ATGGCCGACCGGTGTTCATCGGCGGCGATCTGTGTTCATCTGTGGCGGGTGCGGGTCCGTCCCTGGTTGCTGATCCCATTCGCGCTCGCCGTCGCCGTCGGTCTGCCGCTCGCCTGCGGGTACCTGAAACTGCCGGGCGGCTGGACGGTGAACTTCCCCGGCTTCGGCCGCGAGCCGATCCCGGATGATGAGCTGCGAGCGCGCCTGCGGGTCCCCGAGGGGTTCAGCGTCAACACCTACGCGGCCGGCATCGAGAATGCCCGCCTGCTGCTGTTCACGCCGGCCGGCGACCTGCTGGTGAGCGCGCCGCGCACCGGCACGGTCTGGCTGCTGCAGCGCGACGCCGACGGCGACGGGGTCGCCGATGGGCGGCGGGTGCTGCTCGACGGTCTGTACCAGCCGCACGGGCTCGCCCTGCACGACGGCTGGCTCTACATCGCCGAGACGACGGGGGTGCTGCGCCTGCGCTATGACGCGGCGGCGGGCGCGGTCGGCGGTCCGCCGGAGCGGATCATCAGCGGCCTGCCGGATGGCGGCAACCACTGGACGCGCACCGTCCACGTCGGACCGGACGGCAAGCTCTACGTGTCGATCGGCTCGAGCTGCAACGTCTGCATCGAGGACGACCCGCGGCGCGCCACGATCATGCGCTTCGACCTCGACGGCGGCCAGGGCGAGATCCACGCCACCGGGCTGCGCAACGCAGTCGACTTCGACTGGCAGCCCGGCACCGGCGCTCTCTACGCCACCGACAACGGCCGCGATCTGCTGGGCGACGACTTCCCGCCCTGCGAGCTCAATCGGATCGTCGCCGGCGGCTTCTACGGCTGGCCGATCGCCAACGGCGACCGCGTGCCCGACCCCGATCACGGCGCCGGCAACGAGGCCCGCATCGCCGCCTCGATCCCGCCGGCGCACCAGTTCGGGCCGCACGTCGCGCCGCTCGGCATGACCTTCTACCGCCGGCCGCCGGGCCCCGCGCCGGCGGCCTTCCCAGCCGAGTACGACGACGTCGCCTTCGTCGCCGAGCACGGTTCGTGGAACCGCTCGCGCAAGATCGGCTACCAGGTGGTCGCCCTGCGTTTCGCCGCCGACGGCGGCATCGCCGAGACGCCCTTCCTCAGCGGCTTCCTCGCGGACGACGCGGTGTCCGGACGGCCGGTCGATCCCGCCGTCGGCCCCGACGGGGCGCTCTACGTCTCCGACGACTACACCGGCGTCGTCTATCGCATCGCCTACGGCGAGCCGGCGCGCGCCAGCGGCGTCGCCGCGCCCGCCGCTTCGCCGGGCGATCCGTTCGCCGGCCTCGACGCCGCGGCGCTTGCCGCCATGCAGGCGCGCGGGGCGGCGCTCTGGGACGCGCATCCCTGCGCCGACTGTCACGTCGCCACGCAGGCCACGCCCGGCGCCTACAAAGCGCTCGAGCACCTCACCGCCCGCTACTCGGTGGACGCGCTCGCCGCCTTCCTCCGTACCCCGCAACCGCCGATGCCGGTGTTCCCGCTCGACGAGCCGCAGCGCCGCGACCTGGCGGTGTACCTGCTGCGCGCCCATCCCTGA
- a CDS encoding class I SAM-dependent methyltransferase has product MTGGESNAARRDALPAEGTSCAACGASATTADALPVADYEYGVEPARPFAFARCPECGSERLTPTPTEAELLSFYPPGYHAYNDDHGAVATLLVGIRARLRARAYAALVGGRPGALYDVGAGDCRHFTELLRYHPFTCAGIEINPRMAEQGRARGFDVESGTLERADLTRHLGRYDIVSMNHVLEHVIDPGEVTRRAFQLLRPGGHLVGQLPTNSSWEARAFGPYWAGYHFPRHLHVFSRAGLTRLLQRVGFVDIRIRSTPHIQIPLSLQNALVGRGWNLRLRFGRARLFGPLLLASLPLEVVQASCGRSGVVDFQATRPAGPAA; this is encoded by the coding sequence GTGACGGGCGGCGAGAGCAACGCGGCGCGCCGGGACGCGCTGCCGGCCGAGGGCACCTCCTGCGCGGCCTGCGGGGCCTCCGCGACCACCGCGGATGCGCTCCCCGTCGCCGACTACGAATACGGCGTGGAACCGGCGCGCCCCTTCGCCTTCGCGCGCTGCCCGGAGTGCGGCAGCGAGCGGCTGACGCCGACGCCGACCGAGGCCGAGCTGCTGAGCTTCTATCCGCCCGGCTATCACGCCTACAACGACGACCACGGTGCCGTGGCGACGCTGCTCGTCGGCATCCGCGCCCGCTTGCGGGCCCGCGCCTACGCGGCTCTGGTCGGGGGACGGCCGGGCGCCCTCTACGACGTCGGCGCCGGCGACTGCCGGCATTTCACCGAGCTCCTGCGCTACCACCCGTTCACCTGCGCCGGCATCGAGATCAACCCACGCATGGCGGAGCAGGGGCGGGCGCGCGGCTTCGATGTCGAAAGCGGGACGCTCGAGCGCGCCGACCTGACGCGCCACCTCGGCCGCTACGACATCGTCTCCATGAACCACGTGCTCGAGCACGTGATCGATCCCGGCGAAGTGACCCGGCGCGCTTTCCAACTGCTGCGGCCCGGCGGTCACCTGGTTGGCCAATTGCCGACCAATTCCAGTTGGGAGGCGCGCGCCTTCGGACCGTACTGGGCCGGCTATCACTTTCCGCGCCATCTGCACGTCTTCTCGCGCGCCGGGCTGACGCGGCTCCTGCAGCGCGTCGGCTTCGTCGACATTCGCATCCGGTCCACGCCGCACATCCAGATTCCGCTTTCGCTGCAGAACGCGCTGGTCGGCCGCGGCTGGAACCTGCGCCTGCGTTTCGGCCGCGCCCGGCTCTTCGGGCCGCTGCTGCTCGCCAGCCTGCCGCTCGAGGTGGTCCAGGCGTCGTGCGGCCGTTCGGGCGTGGTCGATTTCCAGGCCACCCGACCGGCAGGGCCGGCGGCATGA
- a CDS encoding MFS transporter — protein MAEHARALRLLFVSLVCIGIGQSMLFSILPPAARQIGITPFQVSTIFATSATLWVFISPWWGRCSDRRGRRPIMMIGLCGYAFSMFALAVVIEVGLHGWLPGVLIYPLLILARCQFAIFGSGTGPAAQAYVADRTSRHDRTAGVALVSAAMGVGETLGPGVGALLATVDLLAPLYLSAALAVLSALALHRWLPEERPVVHAGMAVSRRLSPLDARVAPFVLVSAALQATRATTVITFAFFLQDTLGLTPERTVQLSGIGFVALAIASLVAQLVIVQRFKPTARRMLRIGLPLSVAAYALLAVGHGLPAYLTALLLLGIGLGLIRPGSAAGASLSVDANEQGAVAGLVNGVAVIGNVVGPMIGTTLYAINPVGPYVMNAAVMAAAWALLYANRRLRLLRA, from the coding sequence ATGGCTGAGCACGCGCGGGCGCTGCGCCTGCTGTTCGTGTCGCTGGTCTGCATCGGCATCGGCCAGTCGATGCTGTTCAGCATTCTGCCGCCGGCGGCGCGGCAGATCGGCATCACCCCGTTCCAGGTGTCGACGATCTTCGCCACCTCGGCGACGCTGTGGGTGTTCATCAGCCCGTGGTGGGGGCGGTGCAGCGACCGGCGCGGCCGGCGGCCGATCATGATGATCGGGCTGTGCGGCTACGCCTTCTCGATGTTCGCGCTGGCGGTGGTGATCGAGGTCGGCCTGCACGGCTGGTTGCCGGGGGTGCTGATCTACCCGCTGCTGATCCTGGCGCGCTGCCAGTTCGCGATCTTCGGCTCCGGCACCGGCCCGGCGGCGCAGGCCTACGTCGCCGATCGCACCAGCCGTCACGACCGCACCGCCGGCGTCGCGCTGGTGAGCGCCGCGATGGGGGTCGGCGAGACGCTCGGGCCGGGCGTCGGCGCGCTGTTGGCGACGGTCGATCTGCTGGCGCCCCTCTACCTCTCGGCGGCGCTCGCCGTGCTCAGCGCCCTGGCGCTGCATCGCTGGCTGCCGGAGGAGCGACCGGTGGTCCACGCCGGCATGGCGGTGTCGCGCCGCCTCAGCCCGCTCGATGCCCGGGTCGCGCCCTTCGTCCTGGTCTCGGCGGCGCTGCAGGCGACGCGGGCGACGACGGTCATCACCTTCGCCTTCTTCCTCCAGGATACGCTCGGCCTGACGCCCGAACGCACGGTGCAGTTGTCCGGCATCGGCTTCGTCGCCCTCGCCATCGCCAGCCTGGTGGCGCAATTGGTCATCGTCCAGCGCTTCAAGCCGACGGCGCGCCGCATGCTGCGCATCGGCCTGCCGCTGTCGGTCGCGGCATACGCCCTGCTCGCCGTCGGTCACGGCCTGCCCGCCTATCTGACGGCGCTGCTGCTGCTCGGCATCGGGCTCGGACTGATCCGTCCCGGCAGCGCGGCCGGCGCCTCGCTGTCGGTGGACGCCAACGAGCAGGGCGCGGTCGCGGGGCTGGTGAACGGGGTGGCGGTGATCGGCAATGTCGTGGGCCCGATGATCGGCACCACCCTATACGCCATCAACCCGGTCGGGCCATACGTGATGAACGCCGCCGTGATGGCCGCCGCCTGGGCGCTGCTCTACGCCAACCGGCGGCTGCGCCTGCTGCGGGCGTGA
- a CDS encoding transglutaminase family protein — MSIHVNLNHRTRYRFDRPVALSSHVVRLRPAPHCRTPIEAYSLRIEPAGHFINWQQDPFGNWAARLVFPEPTRELAIEVDLIADQTVINPFDFFVDQSAEQYPFRYDEHLAAQLAPYLEIRERGPLLQRWLDGIDRAPRPTVDFLVHLNQRLQRAIAYTVRLEAGVQTCEETLALACGSCRDSAWLLVQVLRHLGLAARFVSGYLVQLTADVKALDGPAGPTADFTDLHAWAEVYVPGAGWLGLDPTSGLFAGEGHIPLACTPEPASAAPVTGYADPCEVELTYANVVRRVRETPRVTLPYSDEQWAAITDAGHAVDAALAAGDVRLTMGGEPTFVASDDMDGAEWTTAALGPGKRLRAGDLLRRLQRRLAPGAALHFGQGKWYPGEPLPRWALTCYWRGDREPLWRDQALFADERAPGGCGPLEAARFIERLASRLDLAPELAVPGYEDVFYYLWKEGGLPINVDPLQRNLHDPEERQRLATLLRRGLGTVTGYALPLRWEPSRSGGTWVSSRWEFRRARMYLLPGSSPMGYRLPLDSLPWAPEAAREREYPLDPFAPHPPLPVMQFPPEGAAAAPGSGATPEGAPDPTESADGAPATVTGGLTRTALCVEPRDGHLYVFLPPLVCLEAFVALLAAIEATARDLGLPIVLEGYEAPADPRLRKLQITPDPGVLEVNVHPSRSWDELAALTELLYEEAHHCRLGTEKFMLDGRHTGTGGGNHITIGGATAADSPALRRPDLVRSLLTYWQHHPSLSYFFSGLFLGPTSQAPRVDEARTDSLYELELAFQQTPAGAAAPPWLVDRLFRNLLIDVTGNTHRAEFCIDKLYAPTGATGRLGLVEMRAFEMPPHARMSCVQQLLLRALIARCWAAPYRGELVRWGTALHDRFMLPHFLWNDLREVVCDLERAGFPLALEWFAPFLEFRFPRYGAVQLGDVELELRMAIEPWHVLGEEVGSQGTTRYVDSSVERLQVRVTGLTEGRHLVACNGRRVPLRPTGRRAEAVAGVRYRAWRPPSALHPTIPVHAPLVFDVVDAWSGYAIGGCTYHVAHPGGRNYETFPVNANEAEARRSARFWPYGHTPGPLAAPPEEPSLEYPCTLDLRRAARCA, encoded by the coding sequence ATGAGCATTCACGTCAATCTCAACCACCGCACCCGCTACCGGTTCGATCGGCCGGTGGCGCTGTCGTCGCACGTCGTCCGCCTGCGGCCGGCGCCGCACTGTCGGACCCCGATCGAGGCGTACAGCCTGAGGATCGAGCCGGCGGGACATTTCATCAACTGGCAGCAGGACCCCTTCGGCAACTGGGCGGCGCGGCTGGTCTTCCCGGAACCGACCCGTGAGCTGGCGATCGAGGTGGATCTGATCGCCGACCAGACGGTGATCAATCCCTTCGACTTCTTCGTCGACCAGTCGGCCGAGCAGTATCCCTTCCGCTACGACGAGCACCTGGCGGCCCAGTTGGCGCCCTACCTCGAGATCCGGGAGCGCGGTCCGCTGCTGCAGCGCTGGCTCGACGGGATCGACCGCGCGCCGCGTCCGACCGTCGATTTCCTCGTCCATCTCAACCAGCGTCTGCAACGCGCGATTGCCTACACCGTGCGCCTCGAGGCAGGCGTGCAGACCTGCGAGGAGACACTGGCGCTCGCCTGCGGCTCGTGCCGCGACAGCGCCTGGCTGCTGGTGCAGGTCCTCCGCCACCTCGGCCTGGCGGCGCGCTTCGTCTCCGGCTACCTGGTGCAACTCACCGCCGATGTGAAGGCGCTCGACGGTCCCGCCGGGCCGACGGCCGACTTCACCGATCTGCACGCCTGGGCGGAGGTGTACGTGCCAGGCGCCGGCTGGCTCGGCCTCGATCCGACCTCCGGCCTGTTCGCCGGCGAGGGACACATTCCGCTCGCCTGCACGCCGGAGCCGGCGAGCGCCGCGCCGGTCACCGGGTACGCCGATCCGTGCGAGGTCGAGCTCACCTACGCCAACGTGGTGCGCCGGGTGCGGGAGACGCCGCGCGTCACGTTGCCCTACAGCGACGAGCAGTGGGCGGCGATCACCGACGCGGGCCACGCGGTCGATGCCGCGCTCGCCGCCGGCGACGTGCGCCTCACCATGGGCGGCGAGCCGACCTTCGTCGCCAGCGACGACATGGACGGCGCCGAGTGGACCACCGCGGCGCTCGGTCCCGGCAAGCGACTGCGCGCCGGCGACCTGTTGCGCCGCCTGCAGCGGCGGCTGGCGCCCGGCGCCGCGCTGCACTTCGGCCAGGGCAAGTGGTACCCCGGCGAGCCGCTGCCACGGTGGGCGCTCACCTGCTACTGGCGCGGCGATCGCGAGCCGCTCTGGCGCGACCAGGCGCTGTTCGCCGACGAGCGCGCGCCGGGCGGCTGCGGTCCGCTGGAGGCGGCGCGCTTCATCGAGCGTCTGGCGAGCCGGCTCGATCTGGCCCCCGAGCTCGCCGTGCCCGGCTACGAGGACGTCTTCTACTACCTGTGGAAGGAGGGCGGCCTGCCGATCAACGTCGATCCCCTGCAGCGCAACCTTCACGATCCCGAGGAGCGCCAGCGCCTGGCGACGCTGCTGCGCCGCGGCCTCGGCACGGTCACCGGCTACGCGCTGCCGCTGCGCTGGGAGCCCAGCCGCTCCGGCGGCACCTGGGTCAGCAGCCGGTGGGAGTTCCGCCGCGCCCGCATGTACCTCCTCCCCGGCTCCTCGCCGATGGGCTACCGGCTGCCGCTCGACTCCCTGCCGTGGGCGCCCGAGGCGGCGCGCGAGCGCGAGTACCCGCTCGACCCCTTCGCTCCCCACCCGCCGCTGCCGGTCATGCAGTTCCCGCCGGAGGGCGCCGCCGCGGCGCCCGGCTCCGGCGCGACCCCCGAGGGCGCGCCCGATCCGACCGAGTCCGCAGACGGCGCCCCGGCCACCGTCACCGGCGGCCTGACACGCACCGCGCTCTGCGTCGAGCCGCGCGACGGCCATCTGTACGTCTTCCTGCCGCCGCTCGTCTGCCTCGAGGCTTTCGTCGCCCTGCTGGCGGCGATCGAGGCCACGGCGCGGGACCTCGGGCTGCCGATCGTGCTCGAGGGCTACGAGGCGCCGGCCGATCCGCGCCTGCGCAAGCTGCAGATCACGCCCGATCCCGGCGTGCTCGAGGTCAACGTCCATCCTTCGCGGAGCTGGGACGAGCTCGCCGCGCTCACCGAGCTGCTCTACGAGGAAGCGCATCACTGCCGCCTCGGCACCGAGAAGTTCATGCTCGACGGCCGCCACACCGGGACCGGCGGCGGCAACCACATCACCATCGGCGGCGCCACCGCCGCCGACAGCCCGGCGCTGCGCCGCCCGGACCTGGTGCGCAGCCTGCTGACGTACTGGCAGCACCATCCGAGCCTGTCGTACTTCTTCTCCGGGCTCTTTCTCGGTCCGACCAGCCAGGCGCCGCGCGTCGACGAGGCGCGGACCGACAGCCTGTACGAGCTCGAGCTCGCCTTCCAGCAGACGCCGGCCGGCGCGGCGGCGCCGCCGTGGCTGGTCGACCGCCTGTTCCGCAATCTGCTGATCGACGTCACCGGCAACACCCACCGCGCCGAGTTCTGCATCGACAAGCTGTACGCGCCCACCGGCGCGACCGGCCGCCTCGGCCTGGTCGAGATGCGCGCCTTCGAGATGCCGCCGCACGCCCGCATGAGCTGCGTCCAGCAACTGCTGCTGCGGGCGTTGATCGCCCGCTGCTGGGCGGCGCCGTATCGCGGCGAGCTGGTGCGTTGGGGGACGGCGCTGCACGACCGCTTCATGCTGCCGCACTTCCTCTGGAACGACCTGCGCGAGGTGGTCTGCGATCTCGAGCGGGCCGGCTTCCCGCTCGCCCTCGAGTGGTTCGCGCCCTTCCTCGAGTTCCGCTTTCCGCGCTACGGCGCGGTGCAGCTCGGCGACGTCGAGCTCGAGCTGCGGATGGCGATCGAGCCCTGGCACGTGCTCGGCGAGGAGGTCGGCTCGCAGGGCACGACGCGCTACGTCGATTCGTCGGTCGAACGCCTGCAGGTGCGGGTCACCGGCCTCACCGAGGGCCGACACCTCGTCGCCTGCAACGGCCGCCGCGTGCCGCTGCGCCCGACCGGCCGGCGCGCCGAGGCGGTGGCCGGCGTGCGCTACCGCGCCTGGCGGCCGCCGTCGGCGCTGCACCCGACGATCCCGGTGCACGCGCCGCTGGTCTTCGACGTCGTCGATGCCTGGAGCGGCTACGCCATCGGCGGCTGCACCTACCATGTGGCGCATCCCGGCGGGCGCAACTACGAGACCTTTCCCGTCAACGCCAACGAAGCCGAGGCGCGCCGCAGCGCGCGGTTCTGGCCCTACGGCCACACGCCGGGTCCGCTCGCCGCGCCCCCCGAGGAGCCGAGCCTCGAGTATCCCTGCACGCTCGACCTGCGCCGCGCCGCCCGCTGCGCGTGA